From Apilactobacillus bombintestini:
TTGTTATAATGCTGTTACCTTCTCCGAAATACCAATGGATGAAAGAAACTCAGCAAACACCTTAAGTTCAGTATTACAAACTATGGCACAAGGTTTAGGTGTTTCTTTAATTACCGTAGTAGTTTCATCATTAGGTAGTTTTGTTAATATGAGCACCGCTTATGAATATGGATTTATTTTTCTAGGCATTTTAATGCTATATCCTATTGTAGAAGTTTGGATTCAACCTAAGAATTTTGGATACAATGCTTTATAATTAAATAAAAAAGACGTCATCGTAAATCAAATTAGTGATTTATGATAACGTCTTTTTTTATGATATATTGTTAAAAATTATCCACGTCCATTAGCGAATTCTGGATATAATTGCATACCACCATCTACGTAAATAGTTTCTCCAGTTACGTATGATGATTCTGTTGATGCTAACCATGCAGCAGCTGCGGCTACTTCTTCTGGCTTACCAATTCTAGCCATTGGAACCAATTCAGCTGTTTCTGCATATGTCTTAGGATCAGCAAATTTTTCAGCATTAATTGGTGTATTAATTGCACCCGGTGCAATAGAGTTAACACGAATACCTTTGTTAGCATATTCCTTAGCAACTGTTTCAGTAAGCAACATACTTCCACCTTTAGATGCGGAGTAATCAGCAAAATGAGGCCAAGAAATCTTTTGATGAACTGAAGACATGTTAATAATATTTCCTTCACGTTTATGGTCTAGGAAATAATTTAAAGCTGCCTTAGTTCCCAAGAATGTACCTGTTAAGTTAACATCAATAACTTTCTTCCAGTCTTGTAATGATAGCTTATGAGTAGGACTTTCTTTTTCCATACCAGCATTATTAACAAATAAGTCTAATTGTCCAAAGTTATCCACAGCAGTTTTTACTAACTTATTTACATCGTCTTCTTTAGATACATCTGCTTGAACAGCAACTGCATCCCCACCGTTTTCCTTAATTTGATCTACAGCCATTTGTGCACCGTTTTGATCAGAATGATAATTAAATACCAATTTCATATGTTCTTGTGCTAAACGAATAGCAATTGCTTTACCAATACCTTTAGAAGCACCAGTTACAACAGCAACTTTTCCTTCAAGATCTTTATACATAAAATCACCCTTTCGTAAAATGTATATGTATATAAACATCAATATTAATTATTACACAATTTTTCAAATATGATTATCAATTTGTTTATATAATGTAGAAAACTTTCCCCAATTGAATAATCACTTATTCGTGTTAAAATCAATCTCAGAGGGTTTACTGAAATTAAGTAACCTCTTTTTATAATTTTTAAATATTTAATTCATTAATTAAATATTTGTAGTATAATTTACCATTTAATGATTGTTGACCACTTTTTCTTTAATATACCCTGAATTAGTGGTACATTGTAAATTATAAAAATGTAAAATTTACATAAAATTTTTGGAGGATTTAGTCATGAAAACTAAATTTGATAAGATTTCCTTTATGGGAATGCTAATTGCCTTAGGAATTGTTTATGGAGATATTGGTACTTCACCTCTATATGTAATGAATTCCATAATTGGAAATGCCGGTAAAATGGCCGATATTAAACCATTTTACATAATCGGATCCATTTCATTAATTATCTGGACTTTAATGATTATTACTACTATTAAATATGTACTAATAACCATGAAGGCTGATAATAATGGTGAAGGTGGTATTTTCGCGTTATTCGCCTTAGTTAGACGCAAGGCAAAATGGTTAGTTTGGCCTGCTTTAATCGGTGGTGCTGCACTATTAGCTGATGGTACTCTAACCCCTGCTGTTACTGTTACATCCGCTATTGAA
This genomic window contains:
- a CDS encoding glucose-1-dehydrogenase yields the protein MYKDLEGKVAVVTGASKGIGKAIAIRLAQEHMKLVFNYHSDQNGAQMAVDQIKENGGDAVAVQADVSKEDDVNKLVKTAVDNFGQLDLFVNNAGMEKESPTHKLSLQDWKKVIDVNLTGTFLGTKAALNYFLDHKREGNIINMSSVHQKISWPHFADYSASKGGSMLLTETVAKEYANKGIRVNSIAPGAINTPINAEKFADPKTYAETAELVPMARIGKPEEVAAAAAWLASTESSYVTGETIYVDGGMQLYPEFANGRG